A single genomic interval of uncultured Sphaerochaeta sp. harbors:
- a CDS encoding phosphoribosylanthranilate isomerase has product MTKIKLCGMQREEHIEWANEAGCDYIGFVFAPSRRQISREVAADLRKRVNPAIAVVGVFVDEPVEHIIRIAEEGIIDLIQLHGRENEAYIWTLRSVCSLPIIKAVCNPHTTAVESSTADYFLLDGAKGGSGKVFDWRQASGYDKPIFLAGGLHAGNLEEAIRTVCPYAVDMSSGLEENGGKQRHLMVQATAIAHAL; this is encoded by the coding sequence ATGACAAAAATCAAACTCTGCGGCATGCAAAGGGAAGAACACATAGAGTGGGCCAATGAAGCAGGATGTGACTATATAGGCTTTGTCTTTGCCCCAAGCCGGAGGCAGATAAGCAGAGAGGTTGCAGCTGATTTACGCAAACGGGTGAATCCAGCTATTGCTGTTGTTGGGGTGTTTGTTGACGAGCCGGTTGAACACATCATTCGCATCGCTGAAGAAGGAATCATCGATCTCATACAACTGCATGGCCGCGAAAACGAGGCATACATCTGGACCCTTCGCTCAGTCTGTTCGCTTCCCATCATCAAAGCGGTCTGTAATCCTCATACTACTGCGGTTGAATCCAGTACAGCAGATTACTTCTTGCTCGATGGCGCAAAAGGAGGGAGTGGAAAGGTGTTCGACTGGAGGCAAGCCTCTGGTTATGACAAGCCAATATTTCTCGCAGGCGGATTACACGCCGGCAATCTGGAGGAAGCAATCAGAACTGTCTGTCCTTATGCGGTCGATATGAGCAGTGGCTTGGAAGAAAACGGGGGAAAGCAACGACATCTCATGGTACAGGCAACCGCAATCGCTCATGCCTTATAA
- the trpD gene encoding anthranilate phosphoribosyltransferase, with protein sequence MIREAIKQLSMKQNLDYDTALSVMHEIMEGKATPVQMSSFLTALSLKGETIEEITACAESMRSHCIRLLHDLPVLEIVGTGGDHLKTFNISSTSSIVISSMGVPVAKHGNRAASSDCGAADVFERLGVNIQVNEQRSKAMLDEIGLCFLFAQNYHISMKYVAPVRKELGIRTVFNILGPLANPAGASLQLMGVYDESLIVPLAQVMTNLGVKRGMVVCGEDGMDEITLTGETHICEVQDDTFTHYTITPEQFSLKRCKGEDLTGGNAEENAEITRSILSGEMQGPKRDIVLLNSGCALYIAGKASTIGKGIELAREVIDSGKALQQLEAFVQLSNRE encoded by the coding sequence ATGATACGGGAAGCCATCAAGCAATTAAGTATGAAGCAGAACCTTGACTACGATACAGCGTTGTCTGTCATGCATGAAATCATGGAGGGTAAGGCAACCCCTGTCCAGATGAGCAGTTTCCTCACTGCCCTCTCCCTGAAGGGGGAGACAATCGAGGAGATTACCGCATGTGCAGAGAGCATGAGAAGTCACTGTATCCGACTCCTACATGACCTGCCGGTCCTGGAGATTGTTGGCACTGGAGGTGACCACCTTAAGACCTTCAATATCTCATCCACCAGCAGCATTGTTATCTCCAGCATGGGAGTTCCGGTCGCGAAACATGGCAATCGCGCCGCCTCTTCAGATTGTGGGGCTGCCGATGTGTTTGAAAGGCTGGGAGTAAACATCCAAGTCAATGAACAAAGAAGCAAAGCAATGCTGGATGAGATCGGGCTCTGCTTTCTCTTTGCCCAGAATTATCACATCAGTATGAAATATGTTGCCCCGGTAAGAAAGGAGTTGGGAATCAGGACCGTATTCAATATTCTCGGTCCCTTGGCCAATCCTGCAGGCGCTTCCTTGCAGCTTATGGGTGTTTACGATGAGAGTCTTATCGTTCCCTTGGCCCAGGTAATGACCAACCTTGGGGTAAAACGGGGAATGGTTGTCTGTGGGGAAGATGGTATGGACGAAATCACCTTGACTGGAGAGACACATATCTGTGAAGTACAGGATGATACCTTTACACACTACACTATCACCCCTGAACAATTCTCCTTGAAACGATGCAAAGGGGAAGATCTCACAGGAGGTAATGCAGAGGAGAATGCTGAAATTACCCGTTCAATCCTCAGTGGCGAGATGCAGGGTCCAAAGCGGGATATTGTGCTGCTTAATAGTGGATGCGCGCTCTATATTGCAGGAAAAGCAAGTACCATTGGGAAAGGCATTGAACTCGCTCGAGAAGTAATTGATAGCGGAAAAGCACTACAGCAACTTGAAGCCTTCGTACAACTGTCAAACAGGGAGTAA
- the trpC gene encoding indole-3-glycerol phosphate synthase TrpC has protein sequence MDILQTLAASTAQRYQGKKTVNLETRAYSCVLDGHPFKHALKSDHLAVIAEVKKASPSKGVIASSFDPLAIAKEYEAGGASALSVLTEPTRFLGDDAYLTSIGESVSLPLLRKDFIITAYQILESRILGASAILLIAALLDHNTLSSFLSLAKSLGMDALVEVHDKVELDLALGAGATIIGVNNRNLRNFSVDLETSLRLIHSIPSSVTAVSESGIRGREDAILLKQAGFSAILVGEQLMRRVDRAQAVQELKV, from the coding sequence ATGGATATCCTACAAACACTTGCAGCAAGTACTGCCCAACGGTACCAGGGTAAGAAAACCGTGAATCTTGAAACTCGTGCGTATTCTTGTGTACTGGACGGCCATCCATTCAAACACGCTTTGAAGAGTGACCACCTTGCGGTAATTGCTGAAGTGAAAAAGGCATCCCCTTCAAAAGGAGTCATTGCATCTTCCTTTGATCCACTGGCAATCGCAAAAGAGTATGAAGCGGGAGGCGCTTCTGCATTGAGTGTTCTTACTGAACCTACCCGTTTTTTGGGTGATGATGCATATCTGACCAGTATTGGAGAGAGTGTCTCCCTGCCTCTCCTCAGGAAGGATTTCATCATAACTGCCTACCAGATCCTGGAATCACGGATTCTGGGAGCCTCTGCAATTTTGCTCATCGCCGCCCTTCTAGACCATAACACCTTGTCTTCCTTTCTCTCCCTCGCCAAGAGCCTTGGGATGGATGCATTGGTGGAAGTACATGATAAAGTGGAGCTGGATCTTGCGCTGGGAGCCGGAGCAACGATTATAGGAGTGAATAATCGCAACCTCCGAAATTTTTCAGTCGATCTTGAAACCAGCCTTCGCCTGATTCACTCAATCCCATCCTCTGTAACGGCTGTCAGTGAGAGCGGTATCAGGGGAAGAGAGGATGCGATTCTGCTCAAGCAAGCTGGATTCTCCGCAATATTGGTAGGTGAACAGCTGATGAGAAGAGTCGACCGAGCACAGGCCGTACAGGAATTGAAAGTATGA
- a CDS encoding EAL domain-containing protein, producing the protein MRLQRKTVTRIVRYILLFVMPVVLLILFLLRGYETSLRDQVKLRLQAEQERGISVIANQIENAFSQFVSDLLVVHNSNELGAFREKQNERTLQEVANLLVRISKQKSYILHQRLLNEQGLLLAQADTNAEGLVSLLGTEYLSDSGMSEMVQEIQTLSPNVLYISDILPQDEGNPILTLALPVYQGSKMTGIIAIDYDACYLLSFLSVYQTSLMKDLQFSIIDNQGNVIIDGTSACSDIYVEGMNLFSREPGMRSQLTGNRIGSYVSEDMAYTFQAIYPASNERLFFSTSSKWLWAVVSSYEYDQLPVLTQDFLLSHPSVKFLLSFLVLFVGSAAVVILQIRADDKQQLRISSLIADYASNGVVVYDPEGRVTFCNKAFEELCGYTQEELQGKKEVALRYDLFISRESDGGALRPVWVYHESKHRVLCSLDIIQVEGKRGQGNHAIEIYSPSRWNTMELLQLCKKNQIDYHQCFAKSILIPEGTGSFVCLQIQLLNSKEIGMRLNQRERVLFSNKFSTTLEKVLDTIFPILSTAFDSYLLFFETKSSATEIEGRVASLLSGFHLPYLFGQSSLALQLSVGISLYPKPSASLYALVKNAAIAMHMVSSGTEHGYLFYDKQVAMRYARRIAIKDALASVFETDQLYLAYQALVSVKEEKIIGAEALIRWNHPKLGPIYPDEFLPLIRELQLTELLGRFVIESAICFLHSHWKEFATSIPDFTLSINLSAEELSNVHLTDLLVSELNRQKIPHSMLEVELTEHTAVESLSNTNAIMDRLHTNGVSLAIDDFGTGFSSLSYLLELPADMIKIDRSFISRYPDFESITIYRTVLLMAKKMGAMVLAEGVETAEQLEFLKIIGCDYYQGYLFSKPVDEATFMRQVFRAAE; encoded by the coding sequence ATGCGACTACAGCGCAAGACCGTAACGAGGATAGTTCGGTATATCCTGTTGTTTGTGATGCCGGTGGTACTCCTTATCCTATTCTTGCTGAGAGGATATGAAACATCGTTACGCGACCAAGTCAAGCTACGACTTCAGGCAGAGCAAGAACGTGGTATCTCAGTTATCGCTAACCAAATAGAGAATGCGTTTAGCCAGTTTGTCTCCGATCTCTTGGTCGTACATAATTCCAATGAACTCGGAGCATTCAGGGAAAAACAGAATGAGCGGACATTGCAGGAGGTTGCAAATCTTCTGGTCCGTATCAGTAAACAAAAATCGTATATCCTGCACCAACGCTTGCTTAATGAGCAAGGGCTCTTGCTTGCCCAAGCCGATACCAATGCAGAAGGCTTGGTAAGTTTGTTGGGCACAGAATATTTATCCGATAGTGGTATGAGTGAGATGGTGCAGGAGATACAAACACTTAGTCCAAATGTTCTTTACATCTCAGACATTCTCCCCCAAGATGAAGGAAATCCCATACTTACCCTGGCACTTCCCGTGTATCAGGGATCTAAAATGACAGGTATTATTGCCATCGATTATGATGCTTGCTATCTTCTCTCATTTCTTTCAGTGTATCAGACTTCGCTGATGAAGGACCTGCAGTTTAGCATCATTGACAACCAGGGGAATGTTATCATCGATGGTACATCAGCGTGCAGTGACATCTATGTAGAAGGAATGAATCTGTTTTCACGTGAACCAGGGATGCGCAGTCAATTGACAGGTAATAGAATTGGTTCCTATGTTTCTGAGGATATGGCATATACCTTTCAAGCCATCTATCCAGCAAGCAATGAGAGGTTGTTCTTCTCTACATCGAGCAAATGGCTCTGGGCGGTTGTCAGCAGCTATGAATATGATCAGTTGCCGGTTTTGACACAGGATTTCTTGTTGTCGCACCCTTCGGTAAAATTCCTGCTTTCCTTCCTGGTTCTCTTCGTTGGTTCCGCTGCCGTAGTCATCCTCCAGATCAGGGCAGATGATAAGCAGCAACTACGTATCAGTTCCTTGATTGCAGATTATGCCTCCAACGGTGTGGTGGTATATGACCCCGAAGGGCGGGTAACCTTTTGCAACAAGGCATTTGAGGAACTATGTGGTTATACACAGGAGGAGTTGCAAGGAAAGAAGGAAGTGGCTCTGCGATACGACCTGTTTATCTCCCGTGAATCAGATGGAGGAGCACTTCGTCCTGTATGGGTGTATCATGAGAGCAAACACAGAGTACTCTGCTCCTTGGACATTATCCAAGTAGAGGGGAAACGGGGGCAGGGAAATCATGCAATAGAGATCTACAGCCCATCCCGGTGGAATACGATGGAGCTGCTTCAGCTATGCAAGAAGAATCAAATTGACTACCATCAGTGTTTTGCAAAATCCATACTGATTCCTGAAGGTACTGGTTCGTTTGTCTGTCTGCAGATACAACTCTTGAACAGTAAGGAGATTGGGATGCGTCTCAATCAACGGGAGCGAGTGCTCTTCTCGAATAAGTTCTCTACAACACTTGAGAAAGTCCTCGATACGATCTTTCCTATCCTTTCCACAGCGTTTGATTCATACCTGCTCTTCTTTGAAACGAAAAGCAGTGCAACTGAAATCGAGGGAAGGGTAGCATCACTTCTCTCCGGTTTTCATCTTCCCTATCTTTTCGGGCAGTCCTCCCTTGCCTTGCAGCTCTCTGTAGGTATTTCTCTTTACCCAAAACCAAGTGCCAGCCTCTATGCTCTTGTAAAGAATGCTGCAATCGCCATGCATATGGTTAGTTCAGGTACTGAACATGGATATCTTTTTTACGATAAACAGGTTGCAATGCGCTATGCCAGGAGAATAGCAATCAAGGATGCACTTGCCTCTGTGTTTGAAACGGACCAGCTTTATCTGGCCTATCAAGCACTTGTCTCGGTCAAGGAAGAGAAGATCATAGGGGCAGAAGCACTTATCAGGTGGAATCATCCAAAGTTAGGGCCCATCTATCCGGATGAGTTCCTTCCCCTTATCAGAGAGCTCCAATTGACCGAATTGTTGGGTAGATTCGTGATTGAGAGCGCGATCTGCTTCCTTCATTCACACTGGAAGGAGTTTGCTACCTCCATACCAGATTTTACCTTATCCATCAATCTGAGTGCTGAGGAACTCTCCAATGTACATCTAACCGACCTATTGGTCAGTGAACTGAACAGGCAAAAGATCCCACACTCCATGTTGGAAGTTGAATTGACCGAGCATACTGCAGTGGAGAGTCTCAGTAATACGAATGCAATCATGGACCGGTTACACACAAATGGAGTCTCATTGGCAATTGATGATTTTGGTACTGGATTCAGCTCGCTTTCCTACTTGCTTGAATTGCCAGCAGATATGATCAAGATTGACCGTTCATTTATCTCCCGATATCCCGATTTCGAGTCCATCACCATTTACAGGACTGTCTTGCTCATGGCAAAGAAAATGGGAGCTATGGTACTCGCGGAGGGAGTGGAGACAGCCGAACAGCTTGAATTCCTCAAGATCATTGGTTGTGATTACTATCAGGGGTATCTCTTCAGCAAGCCGGTGGATGAGGCTACCTTCATGAGGCAGGTATTCAGGGCAGCCGAATAA